A single region of the Oryzias latipes chromosome 21, ASM223467v1 genome encodes:
- the LOC105356854 gene encoding cell surface glycoprotein CD200 receptor 1-B isoform X2 yields MMRPNPWILIMTILLSVAWSLERANKSKVFNNGSNVNLTCSDKTWNEVLHVIWNIYFRDHSCKITFSSSGEAGENSCRDGMSLRNTSSAQSYLYIPNFSTDDVGMYECESVYRGGRENYNINVSITVAPKISAWLEYDGSKTVAVCRAEQGNPAANISWSPAENKSVMSMNPSDGFFNVESRLSEEEFPENLTCIISHQLWNQDKTLVPDRSKMKAAAKAHLALTCTGAVGVALVILGGLVYFALKKPTLLPFCQQTDTSTSKPPMTSEDVEEVEPYASYVQRVNSIYN; encoded by the exons ATGATGAGGCCCAATCCTTGGATTTTGATCATGACTATCCTGCTTTCTGTGGCGTGGAGCCTGGAGCGAG caaacaaaagtaaagttttCAATAACGGGAGCAATGTTAATCTAACGTGCAGTGATAAGACGTGGAATGAAGTACTTCATGTCATCTGGAATATATACTTTCGAGATCACTCCTGCAAGATAACCTTCAGCAGTTCAGGTGAAGCTGGTGAGAACTCCTGCAGAGATGGCATGTCTCTCCGGAACACTTCCAGCGCTCAGTCGTACCTGTACATCCCAAACTTTTCCACTGACGATGTGGGAATGTATGAGTGCGAATCCGTTTACAGGGGTGGAAGGGAAAATTACAACATCAATGTGTCAATCACAG TTGCTCCCAAAATATCGGCCTGGCTTGAGTACGACGGCAGCAAAACGGTGGCGGTCTGCAGAGCCGAGCAGGGAAACCCCGCCGCCAACATCAGCTGGAGTCCTGCAGAAAACAAATCTGTGATGAGCATGAACCCGTCCGATGGGTTTTTTAACGTTGAGAGTCGTCTTTCTGAAGaggaatttccagaaaacttgACCTGTATTATCAGTCATCAGCTGTGGAATCAGGACAAGACTTTGGTACCAGACAGGAGCAAAATGAAGGCTGCAGCAAAAG CTCATTTGGCCTTGACATGTACGGGAGCTGTTGGGGTCGCACTTGTAATTTTGGGAGGATTAGTATATTTTGCACTAAAGAAACCAACTTTATTACC GTTCTGTCAACAGACAGACACCTCTACATCTAAACCACCTATG ACATCAGAGGATGTGGAAGAAGTGGAGCCCTATGCTAGCTACGTTCAACGCGTGAACTCGATCTACAACTAA
- the LOC105356854 gene encoding cell surface glycoprotein CD200 receptor 1-B isoform X1 — translation MMRPNPWILIMTILLSVAWSLERGTNENPSVNPTKTPQPSKYYANKSKVFNNGSNVNLTCSDKTWNEVLHVIWNIYFRDHSCKITFSSSGEAGENSCRDGMSLRNTSSAQSYLYIPNFSTDDVGMYECESVYRGGRENYNINVSITVAPKISAWLEYDGSKTVAVCRAEQGNPAANISWSPAENKSVMSMNPSDGFFNVESRLSEEEFPENLTCIISHQLWNQDKTLVPDRSKMKAAAKAHLALTCTGAVGVALVILGGLVYFALKKPTLLPFCQQTDTSTSKPPMTSEDVEEVEPYASYVQRVNSIYN, via the exons ATGATGAGGCCCAATCCTTGGATTTTGATCATGACTATCCTGCTTTCTGTGGCGTGGAGCCTGGAGCGAG GAACTAATGAAAACCCCTCTGTGAACCCAACCAAAACCCCTCAGCCATCTAAGTATTAtg caaacaaaagtaaagttttCAATAACGGGAGCAATGTTAATCTAACGTGCAGTGATAAGACGTGGAATGAAGTACTTCATGTCATCTGGAATATATACTTTCGAGATCACTCCTGCAAGATAACCTTCAGCAGTTCAGGTGAAGCTGGTGAGAACTCCTGCAGAGATGGCATGTCTCTCCGGAACACTTCCAGCGCTCAGTCGTACCTGTACATCCCAAACTTTTCCACTGACGATGTGGGAATGTATGAGTGCGAATCCGTTTACAGGGGTGGAAGGGAAAATTACAACATCAATGTGTCAATCACAG TTGCTCCCAAAATATCGGCCTGGCTTGAGTACGACGGCAGCAAAACGGTGGCGGTCTGCAGAGCCGAGCAGGGAAACCCCGCCGCCAACATCAGCTGGAGTCCTGCAGAAAACAAATCTGTGATGAGCATGAACCCGTCCGATGGGTTTTTTAACGTTGAGAGTCGTCTTTCTGAAGaggaatttccagaaaacttgACCTGTATTATCAGTCATCAGCTGTGGAATCAGGACAAGACTTTGGTACCAGACAGGAGCAAAATGAAGGCTGCAGCAAAAG CTCATTTGGCCTTGACATGTACGGGAGCTGTTGGGGTCGCACTTGTAATTTTGGGAGGATTAGTATATTTTGCACTAAAGAAACCAACTTTATTACC GTTCTGTCAACAGACAGACACCTCTACATCTAAACCACCTATG ACATCAGAGGATGTGGAAGAAGTGGAGCCCTATGCTAGCTACGTTCAACGCGTGAACTCGATCTACAACTAA